The genomic region CCCGAGCTGCCCTTGCCCATCAGGGGATTTGTAACACCCCATAAGAAGGCAACACTTATGAGACTAAGAATCCCACCTACCAATCAAgagagaaaattttaaaaaatatttatacatacaacaAGTACtgtttgaagaagaaaaacccaACCATAAAAGTTCATCATAACGTGGTAATACCTGAATCCATGCTGTGACTGGTGTGAATGCGAAAACCCGATTTTTATTACCGAGAAAAAGTTCAGGATAAACTCGGAGTTAATAAGAAATAACAGTTTGTCTAAGTTTTTTGGGTCCTACAATGAAGCTgtatattttaattttgttctTGTACAGTCAGGCACGTGAAATACCAGTTGTCCCgccataaaatattttagcaGACAAACACCTAGCGGTAGAAAATGCACACTACGTCTACATTTGAATATATTAAATGGTACAACTATaataaataactaaaatagCAGAAACTGGTTCCTGAGGGTTTTCTTAGAGTTTTTAAGGCATCTGGGTGAACACAACTTAAGTGGCCAATAATTTGTCTAGTATTCATTATCTGCAGGATTTCCCACAACAACATTTGTTAATCCTTTGATATGCACCAGCAGCCGAGCAAGATTATTTAAATACTCCTCCTTAACcaaataaaatgcaaagatTAAATATCACGATTTGCTTCGTGTTATTATATTGACGGCCAATACCACCGTCTTGTAACAATATTTTCAACTGTACCTTATTTCTGGACCTTTGGAAGAAATGAAATTCCATGTCGCTCGCGGATTTGGTGGTGGGATTCCCCGATTGCCGGATCACTGCTCCACtggaacatgaaaaaaaagcaaccaTTGAGCTAAGATACATTTACGAATTCATTGTTTTGACTTTTACATTTTCGCGATGACGTTTTGGCGAAATCCGGGCGTTTTCCATTCATCTGAAgtgattgaaaaacaaaatttgaaatgtatgAATATTGAGGAACCAAAACATTTATAGTATTTCCTTCGTGCTCTCCTTATACTCCCTGCTCCAATCATACCTTGCTGGTTAACAGTTTTTGGTTGAACATTGACTTGTGCTACAGCAACAGCCCCTGTAGATGTTCCcttggctttttctttgacaCCTTGCAAGATAAATTACATGCCTATACCCTCATATAcattaatttcaaattttgggGTAAACTTCCAAGGAATTTAGTTTAAATACCTGGCTGAGATGGAGATTTTGGTTTGATGTTACCCTGCAGTGCAGCAACATTAACTGCAGGAACAACTTGGGCTCTTTGTCTGAAAGCTTGAAATTGAGCACCTGGCAAGACAAATTACATGACTAtagtaaatttcttttattgtcttaTTTAAACTGTTTCTTACTAAGTTGTTTTATATGTACTAGCAATCGGGCAAGATGACTCAAATAGTcttcctaaaagaaaaacgaattcaCTGTGTTTACCAATTTTCTATAGTGTTACTGAATATTATTCATCACTAAAGCTTTCGTTAAACAAGTTCAACCTTACTTTGCTTATGGATTTTTCGAAGAAATGATTTTCCATTTCACTggctgtttttgttgttggattTCCAGATATCCAGATGGCTCCTTCACTATGGtgcacatacaaaaaaaattaaacatggCCTAGTTTTTAAGATTCAATTCTAGCAGATACATTTTTGTGATGACATTTTGGCGAAATCCAGGACTCCTCCAGTCATCTGAAGCCATTTTATAATTATCGTTAGTGAAATCTTTTC from Daphnia carinata strain CSIRO-1 chromosome 6, CSIRO_AGI_Dcar_HiC_V3, whole genome shotgun sequence harbors:
- the LOC130690266 gene encoding mediator of RNA polymerase II transcription subunit 15-like; the protein is MASEADDWKNPKFRQEFINTIEEAIRQWGNPTTRTASEMELYSFERANTKEDYLNYHFWLMSHIQGISEQKPKSASPVVDPSVAETNSQPNDSVQDDDWRSPGFRQNVITKIEGAIWISGNPTTKTASEMENHFFEKSISKEDYLSHLARLLVHIKQLSAQFQAFRQRAQVVPAVNVAALQGNIKPKSPSQPGVKEKAKGTSTGAVAVAQVNVQPKTVNQQDEWKTPGFRQNVIAKIGAVIRQSGNPTTKSASDMEFHFFQRSRNKEEYLNNLARLLVHIKGLTNVVVGNPADNEY